TAacatcaaagaagatttCGAGTACTTTAAGGCCGTAAACCTCGTCATATACTTCAAGTCGGCTCGGCTATATTCCAGCAGAATAGGATTCATAGTCAAGTTGCCCATTCTTGTAACAATTTTAGTTTATGAGCTTTTGGTGACCCAGATTTCATCGTCTGTGCCCGAAGAACAAAAGCACTTTAcatttttggccaaagatCGAGACTATTACAGCGATAATGACCTCGTGAATATGGACAACATCCATGACGAGTCTGATGTCAGTATTTTGATCCGGTCAAGACAAACGTCTGTCGCACGAGCTCCGGGTCAGCCCTTGGTTCCCAATGGTGTGGGGGCTGGAAGACGGTACAGTCAACTCGATGGGGGTAACATGGCCTTTGTGGTACCACCGGTGCTGTCTGGTACGGTACAGCCATCTGGTGGTAGTTTCTCGGCAGGAGCTCCCCAAACACCAGTACTTATGCCCATCAAGTCCATATCTACGCTTGGAAACTTTAAAAGCGCATCTACAGATTCGTTATTTATTGGCGATCTTTTGGCCAAGCGGTACGGCGTAGCATCAGGTGCCACTAAGCCAGTACTGCGGGTTGCCGATGGAGAATGGGACACCGTCTTAGATCGGTTGGGCCGATTGGACGATAAGCttgaccaaatccaacatcAGCAACAACAGGCAACAGTAAAACCACCACGAAAACAGCTTAGGCTCGTTCTGGTTGCAACCACAGACCTTGAGGACATCAACCGGTCGATTTTGGACGATGTTGACAACGAGCTGGTGCAGTTGTACGATATCCGAGAAGGGCTGTATGACCTTTCTGACCATCTGCTTGGGCTGATAAATCTGGATGATAATGTGGATGCATACCGAGACGACGATACGCTCAGTGAGGTTAGCGAGGTTAGCGACGAGGTGAGCGACGATACTTTCTAGAGAAAGTGAGGATGATTATACTGGGTAGAAGAGGGAGTACAATTGGCGAAGACAATAGTTTTGATTAATAGGGCAGTCAGTACATCATCATTGCAGCCAATGACATCACATATAAAGGGAGGACTGAACTTTAGATGCGGCTGCAAATCGCTGCTTAATATAGACCCATAGTGCATAATAAACCAACTCATAATATGGCTTCAGTGCAGGTGTAAACCTAGGGCATGTTTAGTTCTAGTACGTGTATAAGCCTAGTATTTGTAAGCCATCTGTGCAAATTCCGAAGTTACCGCTCTAGAACCCAAAATATACACACATTAGGCCGTTGCGAACGTCTACCCCGGGCCGTGTAAAATGCGTTTGCGCAAACGGTGAGTGGCTAACTTTCCAGCGAATCATCTCAAAATAAAAATACCAAACAAATCAGTAAGTAATCACATTTACACCAACCGGTTCTTAAAAAAGCGCATGTCACACCTAATATGACTGTCCCATGCAATTCATCACATTCGACGACAATCACAGTCACATTATCCATACCCCATACCCCATAGGCTGCGCGACCTGTCATGTGAAGAAACCAACCCTCACAAATTAACCTCTCACGACCCAGCCGTTTCGCAGCCAGTGGCTAAGATTGGCCAGATCAATTATTTTTTCTACCGAACAAAATCCTTTTATGTCAGGTCACCTTTGGGACAAGGAGTAGCCATGGTAGTTATAATATCCAGTATCTCAATTAGTGGCAAACTTTTCCACGAATAGCCCACCAACAGTGGAGGATAGATGCATGTGTTATTAATTCGGGCCTTTTCATTGGACCCGCATTTTGTaaccaaaagaagaaacctCACTCGTTGAAAATTTATATAAACTCATCTTGGGTCGCGGCAAAAAAAATGACAGTTTTTTTACACTAGGACGCCCAATATTGATTATGACCCAAACACCCGAGGTGGCACTTCCGTGCCCAGCTGGCGAAATACGTATTGGAGGCCGTAAGAGTGAGTTGGCGGTGGCCCAAAGTGAAATTGTCAAAAGCCTTATTGAATCTCATTGCCCAGCTACTTCCTGTTCCATTGTAGCCATCAAAACATTGGGAGATGTGAGGTTAGATCGGGCGCTTTACACATTCGGCGGTAAGTCGCTCTGGACCCGTGAATTGGAAGCACTTTTACTTGGAAACGCCGGCAACTTTAAGCAGATCGATCTCATTGTCCACTCCCTCAAAGATTTACCAACTAACCTCCCCGAGGAATTCGAGCTCGGGTGCATCACCGAACGAGAAGATCCTCGTGACGCCCTCGTCATGAAGCGTGGCCTGCCCTTCATGCTGTTGGGCCAGCTTCCCGCTGGAAGTGTGATTGGTACCTCGTCCATGAGACGTCTGGCTCAACTTATGATGCACTACCCCCATTTACGATTCGAGAGCGTTCGTGGTAATCTTCGGAGCAGAATCAGAAAGCTCGACGAAGGTGACACTTTTGCCTGTATCATTTTGGCGGCTGCCGGAATGCATCGGATTGGCCTCAAGCCTAGAATAACCCAATACCTTAACCTGGACGAAATGTACTATTCTGTGGGGCAAGGCCTGTTGGGAGTCGAGATCCGTCGTGGAGATCCTCGCATCAGCAAAATCTTGGCCCATATTGAACACATACCCTCTGCGTACCGGTGTATTGCTGAGAGATCATTGATGAGGCATCTCGAAGGAGGGTGCTCGGTCCCCTTGGGAGTTAACACTCACTACGATGAA
Above is a window of Yamadazyma tenuis chromosome 1, complete sequence DNA encoding:
- the HEM3 gene encoding porphobilinogen deaminase (COG:H; EggNog:ENOG503NU7D; BUSCO:EOG09262YP5), with the translated sequence MTQTPEVALPCPAGEIRIGGRKSELAVAQSEIVKSLIESHCPATSCSIVAIKTLGDVRLDRALYTFGGKSLWTRELEALLLGNAGNFKQIDLIVHSLKDLPTNLPEEFELGCITEREDPRDALVMKRGSPFMSLGQLPAGSVIGTSSMRRSAQLMMHYPHLRFESVRGNLRSRIRKLDEGDTFACIILAAAGMHRIGLKPRITQYLNSDEMYYSVGQGSLGVEIRRGDPRISKILAHIEHIPSAYRCIAERSLMRHLEGGCSVPLGVNTHYDETTKILSFKAIIVSPDGQECAEASIEMPIKCREDCVKAGIQLGDKLVARGGKKILDAIDYQRINQPPQSSSENSSLFTTSSPTTS